The following coding sequences lie in one Cloeon dipterum chromosome 1, ieCloDipt1.1, whole genome shotgun sequence genomic window:
- the PGAP2 gene encoding post-GPI attachment to proteins factor 2 — MIPNRGSSPFSKIGYLPLNEKDVGREKSPSIIFCTVPFERLAKVTVALPLVAFIFCIVWSILFNFDTTVSTHCKVTNWLPSISAAIGNESPQREVWKLLIALHAPTRFLVVWMYIEYFWKVLRSEILWLAGITCLLNVIENLALLGLTFFTSADHYPIHEKCFITFIATSELYMLLSSFLLSRRRARIANNVESRSLRLKVKLLTVNAVSFIIAGYFFVRHNNYCEPYMYTLFSFFEYIVVITNMGYHMTASYDLFDRVLHVGCPTHVT; from the exons ATGATTCCTAATAGGGGATCTTCTCCTTTCTCAAAAATTGGATACTTGCCACTCAACGAAAAGGATGTGGGAAGGGAAAAATCACCAAGTATTATTTTCTGTACAGTGCCATTCGAACGCTTGGCTAAAGTCACTGTCGCCTTGCCTCTtgtggcatttattttttgcattgtcTGGTCtatactatttaattttgacacaaCCGTCTCCACGCACTGCAAG gttaCAAATTGGCTACCCTCCATATCTGCCGCAATCGGCAACGAAAGTCCGCAACGAGAAGtctggaaattattaattgcactGCACGCTCCAACGAGGTTCCTTGTAGTGTGGATGTACATTGAGTACTTTTGGAAGGTGCTCCGAAGCGAAATCCTTTGGCTGGCAGGAATCACTTGCCTTCTGAATGTGATTGAAAATCTGGCCTTGTTGGGTTTGACGTTCTTCACCTCGGCAGACCACTATC ctaTCCACGAAAAATGCTTCATTACATTCATCGCGACGTCCGAGCTGTACATGTTGCTCAGCAGTTTCCTGCTGTCAAGGAGACGGGCCAGGATAGCCAACAACGTCGAAAGCAGATCGCTGCGCCTCAAAGTGAAGTTGCTCACAGTGAACGCAGTTTCCTTCATTATCGCTGGCTACTTTTTCGTCCGCCACAACAACTATTGTGAACCTTACA TGTACACCCTCTTCTCGTTTTTCGAGTATATCGTTGTGATCACGAATATGGGATATCACATGACTGCCTCCTACGATTTGTTTGATCGAGTTCTCCACGTCGGATGCCCCACCCACGTTACTTGA